The genome window TATCCCCGTGCTACCCATGCCCTTGATGGCATCAAAAAATTAGTGTGGGAATTAGAGCAAAAAGGCTATGCCTACGAAAAAGGAGGAGATGTTTATTATTCTGTCCATAAGTTTGCTGACTATGGCAAATTATCAGGGCGTAAACTAGAAGACTTACAAGCAGGGGCAGGGGGTAGAATAAATCAGTCGGGGGTAGAAAAAGAACATTCCTCTGATTTTGCCCTCTGGAAATCTGCCAAAGCAGGGGAGCCTAGTTTTGATTCCCCTTGGGGTAAAGGGCGCCCTGGCTGGCACATCGAATGTTCTGCCATGGTAAGGGATATGTTGGGGGAAACCATTGATATTCATGCGGGGGGCAATGACCTTATTTTTCCTCACCATGAAAACGAAATTGCCCAATCAGAAGCTGTTACAGGTAAATCTTTGGCTAACTATTGGATGCACAATGGCATGGTAAAGGTTGAAGGGGAAAAGATGTCTAAGTCTTTGGGTAATTTTATTACCATCCGAGAGCTTTTAGAACAATATGAGCCTATGGCGGTGCGGTTGTTTGTCTTACAGGCTAATTATCGTAAGCCCATCGATTTTACTAAGGATGCCATGGAGTCGGCTACCAATGGTTGGCATACCCTAGGAGAAGGTTTACAATTTGGTTTTAAGCATGGAGAAGCCTTAAATTGGACAGAAAAAACCCAACATACCATGATTAAATCGGTTCAGGAGCGTTTTTGTCAAGAGGTGGATCGAGATTTTAATTTTGCGGCAGGGGTAGCCATTTTATTTGATTTAGCAAAAGATTTGCGTCGGGAGTCAAATATTATGATTCATGAGGGCAAAACCACCACATCATCTCAAGAGTTGGGAGATAAATGGCATACTTTAATGACTTTGGCTGATGTGTTAGGGTTAAAGCTAGATGCAGTACAATCTGATACGACTTCAGCCCAGATGAGCGATGAGGAGGTAGAAAATCTTGTGCAGGAAAGAATTACTGCCCGTAAAAATAAAGATTTTGCTCAGGGCGATCGCATTCGGGATATATTAAAAGAACAAGGAATCACCCTCATTGACGGGGCTGGAGGTGTGACAAAATGGCATCGCTGAAACAATAATTAAAAGTGTTGGAATGTAGGACAGGTATAATAGATTATGATACCTCCCTCTTACCTTATACCTGTTCTTTTCTTCTCCATTTTCTACTATGAAAAATAAGGTTAAACAAATTAACGTTGGTTTAGTTGCCCTGATAATTTTTGCTTATTTGGGTAACTACTTTAACCTAAGATTATTTTTTGGTGTAGATTTTATTTTTGGAACTATTTTTGTGTGGTTAATTTCTTACTATTATGGTAAGTTTTGGGGTACTGTCGCAGGTTTTATTGCAGGGGTACATACCTACTTTTTATGGGGACATATTTACTCTGTTATTCTTTACACCCTTGAAGCCTTTACAGTTAACTTTTTTTGGCAAAGAAAATCTAAAAGTTTAGTTCTATTAACTACTTTATTTTGGTTAATTATTGCAACTCCTCTAATTATCATATCTTATTTGTACATTTTAAAAGTATCGTTACTAGGGGTGCTTTTAATTATTCTTAAACAGACTATAAATGGCATTTTAAATGCGATTATAGCCAGTATATTTATTTACTATTTCCCTTTAAATAAGATATTAAAAGTTCGTACTAAAAAGTTAGTTTTACCTTTTGAGCAAACCCTATTTAATTTATTAATTATTTGCACTTTTATTCCTCTGCTATTATTTAGCATTATAGCGAGTAATCATCAGTTACAAGAAATAGAAGGTCAGATAATTTCTAGGTTAAATCAAGTATCGGAGAGTTTTACTAATAAAATTAATTTATGGCAACAAGAAAATCAAAGGGCGATCGCCCTGTTAGCCGAAAAAGAGTCCAGTAATGGAGATGATAATAGAGAAAATAACCTTTCTTTAATAGTAAATATATTACCCTATTTTGACACAATTTACGTTACTGATGAACAAGGAATTATTATCGATGCTGTTTCTAAATATCAAGTTAGAAGAACAGAATTAATCGGAGTAGATATAAGTAATACAGATCATTTTATTATTTCAAAATTTAATGGACAAAATTTAATTACCGAACTTCACAGCGATATAGGAAATGAAAATCAACACATCGGTTTTGTTAGTTCTATTACCAAAAATAGTCAATGGTCTGGTCTTGTTTATGGAGCTATTAATATTAACTCTCTTCAAACATTTCTTAATGAAAATGCTACAGTTTTTCAAACTGATATGTACCTTTTAGGGCAACAAAATAAAATTCTTTTTAGTGCTAGTTCTCACCACACAGAAAATCAGTTTTTTAGCTTAGAAACTGATGATAATTATGAAGTGCGATCGCCCCGTTACAACAACCAATATCCAGACGAAGGCATCTATCAATCTTTACCCATAGTGCGAGGAATGCCCATCATGTCTCGATGGAGAGAATCAAGCTATTTTAAACAAATACCCATCCCCGAAAACCTCCCCCTAGACATTATCAGTAGCGTTCCCACCCGTCCTTATGTAGATAGTCTGCAAAGATATTATGTAAGACTCCTTACCATCATGATGGTAATAGTTTTAATTACCTTTTTCCTAGCGTACAAAATCAGTCAAAACATAGTTAAACCAATCAAAAGTTTAACAAAAATCACCACAGACTTACCAGAAAAAATTACCAGCGACCAATCCCTAGAATGGGAAAAAACCACCATCAAAGAAATAGAAATTCTCAGCAGCAATTATCAATCAATGATAATAGTGTTAAGGGAAAAATTTACCCAACTCAGAGAATCAAAAGAAAACCTTGCCATCAGGATAGCAGAGCGCACCAGAGAACTACAACTAAATACCGAAAAACTAGAATTACAGATAGAAAAAAAACAAGAAATAGAACAAAGACTAAGGGAAAAAGATGAACGTTATGAACTAGCCGTTTCAGGTACCAACGACGGTATCTGGGATTGGAACTTAAACACCAACGAAGTTTATTACTCCCCCGCATGGATGCGCATTATCGGCTACGAAGAAAACCCCCTTCCTAGTATCCTCGATACTTGGTTTGAACGCATTTATCAAGAAGATAAAGAAAATAATCTCCAAGAAATATACCTCTACTTAAACAGCAAAAAAGAACTATATCAAAACATTCACCGCCTCAAACATCGTAACGGTGAGTATGTATGGGTACAAGCCAAAGGAAAAAGAGACTTCGACAGTAACGGGAAACCCTATCGCCTAGTAGGTACCATTACCGACATCACCGACAAAGTAAAAGTAGAACAAGAATTAAGAATTGCCAAAGACCAAGCAGAGGCAGCTAACCTCGCCAAAAGTCAATTCTTAGCCACCATGAGCCACGAAATCCGCACTCCCATGAATGCCGTCATCGGTATGACAGGCTTACTCCTTGATACAGAATTAACCCCAGAACAACAAGAATTTACCGAGATTATCCGCACCAGTAGCGATAGTTTGCTCAGTATCATCAACGACATACTAGACTTCTCCAAAATTGAATCAGGAAAACTAGAACTAGAAAAACAACCCTTCTCCCTCTATCAAGTAGTAGAAGAATCCCTGGACTTATTAGCCCCCAAAGCATCCCAAAAAAATATCGAATTAGTTTACTTCCTTGATCCGGACATTTCCCCATCCATCATTGGTGATGTCACTCGTTTGCGACAAGTATTAGTAAACCTGCTCAGTAATGCCGTCAAATTTACCCCCAAAGGAGAAGTTATTTTATCCGCCAACATCGACTCTCCCCATCTTTCTGATAGTCAACAAGGTTACTTATTGTTTGTGGTAGAAGACACGGGTATTGGTGTTCCCAGTAACCGCATGGACAAATTATTTAAAGCCTTTTCCCAAGTAGATGCCTCCACCACTCGTAACTATGGCGGCACAGGATTGGGTTTAGCCATCTGCCAAAAATTAGTTAACCTAATGGGGGGTAGAATGTGGGTAGAAAGTCAAGGTCATGTGGCAGGAGATTGCCCTCCTCAATGGCAAATTACCTCCCATAGCGATACAAAGGGTTCAAAATTCTGTTTCACTATCAAAACCAGATTTTCCAGTGACATCCCTAGCTCTATGGAAACGAACAATTCACTGCTCAGAGGTAAAAAAGTTTTAGTGGTGGATGACAATGAAATTAACCGTCGTATGTTGCTCAGTCAGTGCCATAAATTTGGACTAGAAGTATTCGTTACCGCTTCAGGGGAAGAAACCCTCACCCTCATTGATCAAGAGCAACCAGACATCGACTTAGCCATTCTTGATATGCAAATGCCAAAAATGGATGGGGTAACCCTTGCTAAAGCTATTAGTGCCACGGAAAAATATCACTCAACTCCTTTGATATTATTGAGTTCCATCGGACACGCTGAAATCGAAAAAGCCCTCGAGCAAGTCAATTGGGCGGCAACCCTCATTAAACCCATAAAACAATCAAGACTTTATTATATCTTGTCCAAAATTATTCAAAATCCTGCCCTCAAAGCAAAGCCAGATCAACTTTCTCCTATTTCCTTAACCGATTCCATGGGAGGACAAGAATTGGCCATTACAACTCCTTTAAAGATACTCATTGCCGAAGATAATATTATCAATCAAAAGGTAATTACTAATATTCTTAAACGTTTGGGGTATCGTGCTGATGTGGTAGCCAATGGTTTGGAGGTATTAGATACCCTCCGCCGCCAATCCTATGACCTCATTTTAATGGATGTACAAATGCCAGAAATGGATGGTTTAACCGCTACTCGTCAAATACGGACTCTCTGGAATAGTGCGAGTAATGATTTTTACGGACAACCCCCTCAAATTATTGCCATGACAGCTAATGCCATGGAAGGGGATAGAGAGAGGTGTATTGAGGCAGGAATGAATGATTATTTATCGAAACCTGTAAGGGTGGAAGCTCTTATTGAAAAGTTAAAAACCGTGAAACGATCTGATTCTGCCGTTATATTTAATAATAGTTATCAGAAAGAAAAACCTGTTATCAAGCGCTCAATGACTGAACTAGATCCAAATATAATTGCTGAATTAAAGGACATGATAGGGGAGGAAGATTTTGAAGAGGTTTTCCAAGATTTAATTAATTCCTATTTAGAAGATAGTCCTAAGTTAATGGAAGGTCTTAAATTAGGGGTAGAAAAACAAGACCTAGCACAAATTAAAATTAGTTCTCACACTCTTAAGTCTAGTAGTGTTACTTTGGGAGCTACCTATTTATCCGACTTGTGTCGTCAAGTGGAAGCCCACACCTCCGATGGCAACATGAAGGCAATGGGGGAGTTATTGCCCTTGATTTTGACGGAATATGACCATGTGGAGGATTTGATGAAGGAGCAGTTACAGAAGTTAAACTGATTGATGGGTTAGGGAAGGGATTTTATAGTTATTATGAATGATTTTGCCGTCTGAAAATTGGATGGCTCGGTTGGTGAGTTGGGCAACTTCGTGTTCGTGGGTAACTAAGATTATGGTCATTCCTTCTTGGTTTAAGTCCTCAAAAATTTTCATTACTTCTTTGGTTGTTTCTGAATCTAAGGCTCCTGTGGGTTCGTCGGCGAGGAGGATTAGGGGTTTATTGACGATCGCCCGGGCGATGGCAACCCGCTGTTGTTGTCCTCCCGAAAGCTGATTAGGACGGTTATGGAGACGATTTTCTAAACCAACTTTTGTCAGGGCTTCCACTGCTCTGGCTTTTTGTTCTTCGGGAGATACCCCCGCATATTTCATGGGTAAAATTACATTTTCCAAAGCACTTAATTGGGCTAAAAGATGGAATTGCTGAAACACAAAACCGATTCTTTGATTGCGAATTATGGCTAGTTGCCGAGATGATAAGGAAGCCACATTATCCCCATTAAGATAATATTCCCCCTTGGTAGGTCTATCTAAACAACCTAAAATATTCATCATCGTAGATTTACCAGAGCCAGAAGTTCCCATAATAGAACAGTATTCTCCCGGCTCAATGGTTAAATTTACATCGGACAGGGCAACCACTTCTGTGTTACCACTGCCATAAATTTTATAGATATTTTCTAACTTGATTAAACAATTATCTAAACTAGAATCTTTGTTTTCCATTCTCTAAGTAAGGTTCGACCATGAATTATACTTACTTGCATAGTAAGCTAAAATCGACTCTAGTTGTTCGTTTTCCTTGGTAGGGAGATCCCCATCATACTCTATCAGTAAGCCCCCCACCTGACTTTGTAAATATTCAAATTCTTGGGAGGTTTGTTCTAATAAACTTACTTCAATGCCTTTTATCTGTCTTAGATGAGCCGCCACTTCCCTATATATAGCCAACGGAAGGCGATCGCACCTTATCTTTCTTTGTACTCTTTCCATGTATTACTCCTGCACACAATAAAATGATCATCAAAACTAAGTATTAAGACTGCGCCTCAGTCACGGGAGCAGGTTGCCCCACTTGACGAGTAACCCTCTTACCCATTTCCTCAAAAATCACAGTACCTTCTAAAGCACCTAAATTTCTTTCTACGAAATATAATCCCTCCTTCAACCGCACCGACTGACCTTCAGCAGGGTTAATATTAATAGCCCTAACCATTACCATACCATCAGTACCCATAAGAGACTCTCCCACCCTTACCGTGCGAGTAGAACCTCCCTCAGGAGTAGAAATGATCGCAACATTCTGTCCATTCACATCCATCACCCCAGAAATCAAAATTCTTTCTGCAAAAGTCGGTGGTGGTGGGGGAGGAGGAGCAACTTCCCCAGGTGCAATAGGAACTCCATCTGGTCCAATAATGGTGCCATCAGGGCCTACGGTGCTTCCTGGAGGTAAAGGAATTCCACCAGGTCCTACGATAGTTCCATCGGGTAATGTTGTCCCTGGAGGAAGAGGGGCTCCATCAGGTGCCATAGCGCCGGGAGGAGTTCCACCGGGGGGGACTGTTCCAGGGGCAGTTCCATCAGGTTGTGTAGTGGCACCATTTTCTATTTCTTGAGGAACTGTTTGAATAGTTACCCGGGGTCCCGTTGGCAATGCAAAAGGATCACTTCTGCCATCTTCGATTTGTCTTAACCTAGTCTCAGGATCCGTAGAAGGAATTATACCCCCAACCGTACCCACCGCCACAGGAACATCAAAATCTTCCCCATCGTCTTGGGGTTCTTGGGCTGGGGGAATAGGAGGAATATCTTGGGAAAAATCATCCTCATTATTACCAATGGTACATCCCCCCAAAAATAACAAACTAGAGAGCAATAAAATAGATATTTTATTCATAGAAAAAAAGTGAATTTTGATAGACTATTTTAACAATAATCCTTAAATATATTTTACTCAAATTCATCTTGTTGGATCATTCCTCTCATGCTACTAATACCTTTTTTGATGCGACGGGACACAGTAATAACACTAACCCCCAAACGCTCTGCGGTTTCTTTTTGGGTTAAATCTTGTAAAAAAACAAATTCTAATACTTTGCGAGTAGTATCTTCTAATTGAGATAAAGCACCTTGAATTCTGATCTTATCTTCTTCTACTAACTGAAAACTATGGTACTGAGAATCTGGGAGCATTTCCCCAAGAGTAGATCTATCCTCATCCTGACTAGTTTTCGCATCAAGGCTCAGAGGCTCTCTATTTCTATAAGCTAGTTTTACCTCTTGCCATTCCCCTAAGGATACTCCTAATTTTCTGGCAATTTCGTGATCATTAGGCTGACGTTTTAACTCTTCTCTCAACTCTCTGACCACACGATTCGCTTTATTTTTTAATTCTAAACAACGACGGGGAATCCTGACAGAATAACCTTTATCTCTGAGATAATGTTGAATTTCTCCCCGAATGTAGGGAAGGGCAAAAGAACTAAAAGCAAAACCTTTTTCTATGTCAAATCTTTCGATCGCCCTTAGTAAACCGAGACTACCAACCTGTAACAAATCATCAAAATTTTCTTGACATTGATTTGTCCAATGGGATGCCTCTTTTTTTACCAAACCTAAATTTAACTCTACAATACGATTGCGAACTCTTTGATCCTTGTTTTCGGCGTAGAGCGCAAATAATTCCTCGTTGGCTGTTTTGTACTGAGTGGTAGATTTTATGGGCATTTTCTTATCTCTGCTTATGAAATTCTTATCCAAATTATCCGATGGCTGTCTCGGTAATAACTTAGTTAGGCTAACGAATCTTTCAAGACACGTTTACATCATATGTTACTTTCATCTATTTACACAACCGTATTTTTACTGTTTTTGTTTACTCTAAAAAATGCAATACTTAGCTATTTTTACGGACACTTTACAAATATTTATTAAGTTTTATAACTTATGACTAAAGATTCTTTTATTTTGTTATATTTAATACCACTATATCATATTTATATCGCTATGGTAGTCTAACTGCACTTATAAGATATGCCAAATAACAGGAAAAGGTAAATCTATTTATGAAACAAGCCTCACACTCTATTACTTATCAATTATGAAGAATTGATTTTAGGCATTTTTGTACGATGGTTGCATAGTCATAATCATTAATAATTAATGATATTTTTTCAAGACATAAAGCTTTTTTCTTTCAAATTATTGGTAATACTTTATTCTCAATTTATTTATAATTGCTATCTTTATTTTTGATAGTTAACAAGTTTTAAAATAATTTTTATTTAGTCACTCAATTCATTGTGGGTAATACCAATGAACCGCTCACAATGTAAAATATATAATTGCCCTAAAATCCTTTTGATTTGATGTTTCAACTACGAGCGCCCTTTAAACCCACAGGAGACCAACCCACCGCCATCAAATCCATCATCGAAGCCTTGGAAAATGGCGATCGCTTCCATACCCTTTTAGGGGCAACGGGTACAGGCAAAACTTATACGGTGGCAAATGCGATCGCCCATCACCAAAAACCCACCTTAGTTTTAGCCCATAATAAAACCCTCGCTGCCCAATTATGTGAAGAATTAAGGCAGTTTTTCCCCCACAATGCCGTGGAATATTTCGTTAGTTATTACGACTATTATCAACCAGAAGCCTACATCCCCGTTACCGATACCTACATCGAAAAAACCTCATCCATCAATGATGAAATCGATATGTTGCGCCACTCCGCTACCCGTTCATTATTTGAGCGTCAAGATGTAATTGTGGTGGCTTCTATCAGTTGCATTTATGGTTTGGGTATCCCCTCAGAATATTTAAAAGCCTCGGTGAAACTGACCGTTGGGCAAGAATATGACACCCGCCAACTATTACGAGATTTAGTAACCATTCAATATACCCGTAATGACATCGAACTAGCACGGGGTAGTTTTCGACTCAAAGGGGATGTTTTAGAAATCGTTCCCGCCTACGAAGATCGAGTAATTCGCCTTGATTTTTTTGGAGATGAAATCGACTCAATTTCCCTTTTAGACCCCGTAGATGGCTCATTTATCCAGCAATTAGAAAGGATTAATATCTACCCCGCAAGACACTTTGTTACCCCCCAAGATCAGTTAGAAAGTGCGATCGCCTCTATCAAAACAGAATTAGAAATTAGACTAATAGAACTAGAAAAACAAGGAAAATTAGTAGAAGCCCAACGACTAAAACAAAAAACTCGCTACGACTTAGAAATGTTGCAAGAAGTCGGCTACTGCAACGGCGTAGAAAACTATTCTCGTCACCTAGCAGGAAGACAACCGGGAGAATCTCCCGAATGCTTAGTAGATTATTTCCCCAAAGACTGGTTATTAGTGGTAGATGAATCCCATGTTACCGTACCACAAATTAGGGGAATGTATAACGGAGATCAAGCTAGAAAAAGAGTCTTAATTGATCACGGTTTTCGACTCCCTAGCGCGGCAGATAATCGCCCCCTCAAAGCAGAGGAATTTTGGCATAAAGTTCATCAATGTATTTTTGTTTCGGCTACCCCTAGCCAGTGGGAAATTGAACAATCAGAAAGTAATATTTCCCAACAAATAATTCGTCCTACAGGTATTTTAGACCCAGAAATATTTATTAGACCTACCGAAAATCAAATTGATGATTTATTAGGAGAAGTCAAGAAAAGAATAGCTAAAAAAGAGCGGGTATTGATTACTACCCTTACTAAAAGAATGGCAGAAGATTTAACCAATTATCTTCAAGAAAGAGATATAAAAGTTCGATATTTACACTCCGAAATCCAGTCTATTGAAAGAATAGAAATCATACAAGGTTTGAGGGCAGGAGAATTTGATATTCTCATCGGGGTGAACCTACTCAGAGAAGGTTTAGACTTGCCTGAAGTATCTTTAGTAGTCATTATGGATGCTGATAAGGAAGGTTTTTTACGATCAGAAAAATCTTTAATTCAAACCATCGGACGTGCCGCCCGTCATGTTAATGGGGAAGCCATTTTGTATGCAGATAACTTAACCGATAGCATGGAAAGAGCTTTAAATGAGACAGAAAGAAGAAGAAAATTACAGTTAGCTTATAATAAAAACAATAATATTATTCCTCGGTCAATTAGTAAAAAATCTAGTAGTTCTATTTTAGAATTTTTAGATATAACCCGTCGTTTGAATAGTGAACAATTAGAAACGGTTTATAATCATATTGAAGAAGTAACCCTAGATAAAATTCCCGATTTAATTAAACAATTTGAAGAGCAAATGAAAACTTATGCTAAGGAATTAGAATTTGAAAAAGCGGCAGAAATGAGAGATAAAATTAAAAATTTAAGGGCAAAATTAAGAACTAATTAACTGGAGTGAGGGATAACATTTATATTGTTTTTAAAGTCCGAAATTTAAAAGGGCTAGAAAACTAGCCCTTTATTTTTGATAAAAAATCGAGTGACGTTCCAATCATCAAAGATGAAGGATTTTTGGGCTGAACTGGCTCCTTTCACTAACGCTACTCACGAGTCTTACGGGTTCATGGCTAGGCTTTGCAACCTACTCCTCAAGCGTTAAATTCCCGTCCGCCCGACGGTATGTATCTAAGATAACATATTGGATCTTGCATAAACAAGGAGAGTTTTTTGTTGAGTTTTTTAAGTTCAACTTGCCTCGTAAATCAGTCTCTCTATTCTTCTAAATATAATTAGAAATATCTTCGTTGCAATCATCGGCAAGATAGGAAAGGGAGCGAAATCTTAAGCCCACCAATTGTTCGTAGAGGGGATTTAGCTTACACATGGGGGGAATATGGACTATTTTCTTGCCAAATAGTTTAATATCTCTTTCAAAGGGGCATTGGGGAGGGATCATTTTACAAAGGAAACGAGCTACTCTAGGATCATCTATATCCATGCCATCCAGCCATTTTTTGACGGGATTGAGAACATCGATCGCACCTTCGCCTTTTCCTTGGGCAATGGTGTTATCATCTTTGTTTGTGGGATTCCAAAGGGTGGCTTCTAAGGACTTAAGGGCTTCTATGTCCAAGTCTAGGGCTTTGTGAAAACTATGGACAGCATCGGCTTCGGCTTGGGAATATACCCCATTGGCGATCGCCATCATTACCGCTGTACGCAAAAAGTTTTCTCTGATATCTGTATCTTCTCCCAATTCTGTAGCTAAATCTTGGGGAGAAATAGGTTCTAAATCACCTAGATTGGTGTTGGGCATCAATTCATATTGGGTTAAACTAGCTATTAAATCCTGCTCTTCGGGGTCAAAATGACCATCTGCATAGGCAACCGTTAACAACCCCCTTAGCCAAGCGGTTATGGTGCGATCGTCTAATTTTTGTATCTCACTAGTGACAACCGCCGAACTATTGTTATTTGTATTCATGATGACAGATAGAAAATCTAAACTACCTCTAATTCTATACAATGAATCCTAATTTCAAAATACGGAAATCAGTAACAATTGGGGTGGACTTTATAACGTGTTGTAATTAGGGAAGGATAGTTTTTTTTATTTTTTTTATATCGATTCGTTAGAGTCTCATCCGTCATGAGATGAATTTTAGTCAAGAACAAGTTAGAAATAAAAAATTAAAGATAAAATCCAAAGAGAATAAAACCTCATAGTTATCAATTTTGAACGTCCCTAGGGTATAATATTCAATCACATTCGATCTGTAAATATTAGGTGATGTCTGAGAAATTTTCCCGCCGTACTAAAATTGTAGCAACCGTCGGTCCTGGTTGTGCGAATCCCGAAACATTGCGCAAAATGATCCTTGCTGGCGCCAATACTTTTCGTCTCAACTTTTCCCATGGTACCCACGAAGTCCATCAAAGTAGTATTCGGATGATTCGCCAAGTGGAAAATGAGCTTAATCGTCCCATTGGTATTTTACAAGATTTACAAGGCCCTAAAATTCGGTTAGGTAAATATGAATGTGGTTCTATTGAATTACATGAGGGCGATCGCTATGTACTCACCAGTAGGGATGTAAAATGTGATGATAAAATTGCCTGTATTAGTTACGAACATCTAGCAGAAGAAGTTCCCCTCAATGCCAGAATCCTTCTTGATGATGGTAGGGTGGAAATGGTAGTAAAAGAAATTGATAAAGAAAATAGAGATCTTCATTGTCAGGTAGTGGTAGGGGGTGTACTCTCCAGCAACAAAGGAGTTAACTTCCCCAACGTTTATTTATCCGTCAAAGCCCTAACGGAAAAAGATAAAAAAGATTTAATGTTTGGGTTAGATCAAAGGGTGGACTGGGTAGCCCTTAGTTTCGTGAGAAATCCCCAAGATGTCTTAGAAATCAAAGATTTAATTGCCAGTGCCGGAAAATCTACCCCCGTCATTGCCAAAATAGAAAAACACGAAGCCATTGAACAAATGGAGGAAATTCTTTCTCTGTGTGATGGGGTTATGGTCGCAAGGGGAGATTTAGGGGTTGAATTACCCGCTGAGGACGTTCCCATTTTACAAAAACGCTTGATTCGTACCGCTAATCGTTTGGGTATTCCCATCATTACCGCCACTCAAATGTTAGACAGTATGGCAAATAGTCCTAGCCCCACTAGGGCAGAGGTTTCTGATGTTGCTAATGCCATTTTGGATGGTACCGATGCAGTAATGCTTTCCAATGAAACGGCGGTGGGTAAATATCCTGTTCAAGCGGTGGCTACCATGGCAAAAATTGCTAGACGCACCGAGGAAGAAAGGGATTCCATTGCCCCCCATATGCTCACCCAAATGGATAGTCAAAATATTCCCAATGCCATTTCTGGGGCAGTCGGGCAAATTGCTAAACAGCTTAAGGCTAGTGCCATCATGACTCTTACAAAAACGGGTGCAACGGCTCGTAACGTGTCCAAATTTCGCCCGAAAACACCAATTTTGGCGATCACCCCCCACGTGAGCATTTCCCGTCAACTACAGCTTGTCTGGGGAGTAAAACCTTTATTATTGTTGGATATGCCAGGTTTAAAACAGGTTTTCAGTTCGGCTATTGAGTTGGCAAGGGAAGAGGAGTTGTTAGAAGATGGTAATTTGGTGGTAATGACCGCAGGGACTTTACAGGGGGTAGCAGGTTCCACGGATTTGATTAAGGTGGAGATTGTAAAGGGTTTACTTAGCGAGGGCCTTGGTATCGGGCAAGGGGTCATTACTGGGCGCACCAAGGTAATCCATGATGTTAATAACCTTACTAATTTTAATCAGGGGGATATTTTGGTGGCGAAAGGCACGGATAATAATTATGTAGATGCCATGCGTTTGGCTAGTGGTATTATTACCGAGGAGGGTGGAGTGCGATCGCACGCTGCCCAGATAGGAATGC of Cyanobacterium sp. HL-69 contains these proteins:
- a CDS encoding putative lipoprotein — its product is MNKISILLLSSLLFLGGCTIGNNEDDFSQDIPPIPPAQEPQDDGEDFDVPVAVGTVGGIIPSTDPETRLRQIEDGRSDPFALPTGPRVTIQTVPQEIENGATTQPDGTAPGTVPPGGTPPGAMAPDGAPLPPGTTLPDGTIVGPGGIPLPPGSTVGPDGTIIGPDGVPIAPGEVAPPPPPPPTFAERILISGVMDVNGQNVAIISTPEGGSTRTVRVGESLMGTDGMVMVRAININPAEGQSVRLKEGLYFVERNLGALEGTVIFEEMGKRVTRQVGQPAPVTEAQS
- the sigB gene encoding RNA polymerase sigma-B factor SigB — protein: MPIKSTTQYKTANEELFALYAENKDQRVRNRIVELNLGLVKKEASHWTNQCQENFDDLLQVGSLGLLRAIERFDIEKGFAFSSFALPYIRGEIQHYLRDKGYSVRIPRRCLELKNKANRVVRELREELKRQPNDHEIARKLGVSLGEWQEVKLAYRNREPLSLDAKTSQDEDRSTLGEMLPDSQYHSFQLVEEDKIRIQGALSQLEDTTRKVLEFVFLQDLTQKETAERLGVSVITVSRRIKKGISSMRGMIQQDEFE
- the uvrB gene encoding excinuclease ABC subunit UvrB, with the translated sequence MFQLRAPFKPTGDQPTAIKSIIEALENGDRFHTLLGATGTGKTYTVANAIAHHQKPTLVLAHNKTLAAQLCEELRQFFPHNAVEYFVSYYDYYQPEAYIPVTDTYIEKTSSINDEIDMLRHSATRSLFERQDVIVVASISCIYGLGIPSEYLKASVKLTVGQEYDTRQLLRDLVTIQYTRNDIELARGSFRLKGDVLEIVPAYEDRVIRLDFFGDEIDSISLLDPVDGSFIQQLERINIYPARHFVTPQDQLESAIASIKTELEIRLIELEKQGKLVEAQRLKQKTRYDLEMLQEVGYCNGVENYSRHLAGRQPGESPECLVDYFPKDWLLVVDESHVTVPQIRGMYNGDQARKRVLIDHGFRLPSAADNRPLKAEEFWHKVHQCIFVSATPSQWEIEQSESNISQQIIRPTGILDPEIFIRPTENQIDDLLGEVKKRIAKKERVLITTLTKRMAEDLTNYLQERDIKVRYLHSEIQSIERIEIIQGLRAGEFDILIGVNLLREGLDLPEVSLVVIMDADKEGFLRSEKSLIQTIGRAARHVNGEAILYADNLTDSMERALNETERRRKLQLAYNKNNNIIPRSISKKSSSSILEFLDITRRLNSEQLETVYNHIEEVTLDKIPDLIKQFEEQMKTYAKELEFEKAAEMRDKIKNLRAKLRTN
- the pyk gene encoding pyruvate kinase Pyk, with product MSEKFSRRTKIVATVGPGCANPETLRKMILAGANTFRLNFSHGTHEVHQSSIRMIRQVENELNRPIGILQDLQGPKIRLGKYECGSIELHEGDRYVLTSRDVKCDDKIACISYEHLAEEVPLNARILLDDGRVEMVVKEIDKENRDLHCQVVVGGVLSSNKGVNFPNVYLSVKALTEKDKKDLMFGLDQRVDWVALSFVRNPQDVLEIKDLIASAGKSTPVIAKIEKHEAIEQMEEILSLCDGVMVARGDLGVELPAEDVPILQKRLIRTANRLGIPIITATQMLDSMANSPSPTRAEVSDVANAILDGTDAVMLSNETAVGKYPVQAVATMAKIARRTEEERDSIAPHMLTQMDSQNIPNAISGAVGQIAKQLKASAIMTLTKTGATARNVSKFRPKTPILAITPHVSISRQLQLVWGVKPLLLLDMPGLKQVFSSAIELAREEELLEDGNLVVMTAGTLQGVAGSTDLIKVEIVKGLLSEGLGIGQGVITGRTKVIHDVNNLTNFNQGDILVAKGTDNNYVDAMRLASGIITEEGGVRSHAAQIGMRLGIPVIVGVKDATTVIRDASFVTMKIEQGLVYLGTDGSQDGVD